From Ficedula albicollis isolate OC2 chromosome 5, FicAlb1.5, whole genome shotgun sequence, one genomic window encodes:
- the C5H11orf24 gene encoding uncharacterized protein C11orf24 homolog, with translation MWTAIVFFLLISICICENRCSVLKGRGVHVVQINRLTSEEQCRQACQSPGASGSHHCNWSVPYQNHCLLLQCHQLSVCQNAGEQDIKDLLAEIDSGKWETALFQHQSHLQKTERMLNALIDRRSVENTFSLTAQTHSIRLRRLLGVEKRDVINSTSGEIASNVTTTAPAIAANITHATFSTINETTAKASNTPGGSDTFAKTTSSSASSPLPINISTPTSIHVTQMVTTSQIPGNNMSVSVLSPPSAPPTVASEAGTQAQQPRPGATSTSAPHPDNSTAAGADVKSLTTTLTTPILQYAGTSSTHATAPIPTETSHSMNPVHTSTLSDLKPEANTTTASLNESASILGSTRGAVVLTTASTVATMTEHGVKSTSDIFSTTVAPTDAARTTASGLTKTQDTDNEYLLIAAEPLTQYLVDKSSLLAVLLVGMFFFITVIVLFLMQAYESYKKKDYTQVDYLINGMYVDSEM, from the exons ATGTGGACTGCCATTGTGTTCTTCCTGCTGATTTCCATCTGTATATGTGAAAACCGGTGTTCTGTCCTGAAAGGGAGAGGAGTCCACGTAGTGCAGATAAACAGGCTTACAAGTGAAGAGCAATGCAGGCAGGCTTGTCAGAGCCCAGGTGCTTCAG ggAGCCATCACTGTAATTGGTCTGTGCCCTACCAGAAtcactgcctcctcctgcagtgTCACCAGCTGAGTGTGTGCCAGAATGCTGGAGAACAAGACATCAAAGATCTGCTTGCAG AAATTGACAGTGGCAAATGGGAAACAGCCCTGTTTCAGCACCAGAGCcatctgcagaaaacagagaggaTGCTGAATGCACTGATTGACCGACGCAGTGTGGAAAACACGTTTTCTTTAACTGCTCAGACTCACAGTATTCGTTTGAGGCGTTTGCTTGGGGTTGAGAAGAGAGATGTCATCAATAGTACAAGTGGAGAAATTGCAAGCAATGTGACCACCACTGCCCCTGCCATAGCAGCAAACATTACCCATGCGACTTTCTCTACCATTAATGAAACAACTGCCAAAGCCTCAAATACCCCTGGAGGTTCTGATACCTTTGCTAAAACCACGTCATCATCTGCCTCTTCTCCCCTTCCTATTAACATTTCTACTCCCACTTCCATCCATGTCACCCAGATGGTGACCACCAGCCAAATACCAGGAAATAATATGTCTGTCTCAGTATTGTCCCCCCCTTCTGCTCCCCCCACTGTTGCTTCTGAAGCAGGTACCCAAGCACAGCAGCCTAGGCCgggtgccaccagcaccagtgCTCCTCACCCTGACAACTCCACCGCTGCTGGAGCTGACGTGAAGTCACTGACCACAACACTGACCACCCCCATCCTGCAGTATGCAGGAACATCTTCCACGCATGCCACAGCACCCATCCCGACAGAGACTTCTCACTCCATGAATCCAGTGCATACCAGCACCTTGTCAGATCTAAAGCCAGAAGCAAATACAACCACAGCATCTTTGAATGAATCAGCTTCTATTCTGGGCTCTACAAGAGGTGCCGTGGTTTTAACTACAGCCTCTACAGTAGCAACTATGACTGAACATGGGGTGAAGTCAACATCTGATATCTTTTCAACAACTGTGGCTCCAACAGATGCAGCTAGAACAACAGCTTCGGGCCTCACAAAAACTCAGGACACAGACAATGAGTATCTTCTCATTGCTGCTGAGCCCTTGACTCAGTACTTAGTGGATAAAAGTTCACTACTTGCAGTGCTTTTAGTTGGTATGTTCTTTTTCATAACTGTTATAGTACTTTTCCTCATGCAGGCCTATGAGAGCTACAAGAAGAAAGATTACACACAAGTGGATTACCTGATCAATGGAATGTATGTGGACTCAGAGATGTAA